In a single window of the Pocillopora verrucosa isolate sample1 chromosome 4, ASM3666991v2, whole genome shotgun sequence genome:
- the LOC131797264 gene encoding ubiquinone biosynthesis protein COQ4 homolog, mitochondrial isoform X2, producing the protein MAAITVLNRSRHITRNFHNPWRILKGKRFVSAGLEFDDAISDSIPGWEDDMEESNQSHDGFQLYESHIPTSMMQKVLLTTGSALMALYNPARADMVATLGETTGFLALMNMHKKMQADAVGQEILQERPRINSSIIDMTKLRQLPDGSFGREYARNMDTYKITADSRDEVKYVDDKDLAYVMQRYREVHDFVHTLAGLSISVPHEIAVKWYEMIQTGLPMCALSSFVAPIRLTGSTLIDRSRTWQSTSNSQSICGQLKTNDYAGMSETWKLIP; encoded by the exons atgGCGGCCATAACTGTTCTAAATCGCAGCCGTCATATCACAAGAAACTTTCATAATCCTTGGAGAATATTAAAGGGAAAACGTTTTGTATCAGCAG GGTTAGAGTTTGATGACGCCATTAGCGACAGCATCCCTGGTTGGGAGGATGATATGGAAGAAAGCAACCAATCACATGATGGATTTCAGCTTTATGAGTCACATATCCCCACATCTATGATGCAGAAGGTGCTACTGACAACTGGGTCTGCCCTGATGGCATTGTACAATCCAGCAAGAGCAG ATATGGTGGCAACACTAGGAGAGACAACAGGATTCTTAGCACTTATGaacatgcacaaaaaaatgCAAGCAGATGCAGTTGGACAAGAGATATTACA AGAACGTCCTCGCATAAACTCATCCATAATAGACATGACTAAGCTTCGACAACTTCCTGATGGATCATTTGGAAGAGAATATGCCAGAAATATGGACACTTAT aaaattacagcTGACAGTAGAGATGAG GTGAAGTATGTTGATGACAAAGATCTTGCCTACGTAATGCAAAGATATAGAGAAGTTCATGACTTTGTTCACACACTGGCTGGCTTGTCCATAAG TGTACCACATGAAATAGCTGTGAAGTGGTATGAGATGATTCAAACAGGCCTCCCAATGTGTGCCCTCAGCTCATTTGTAGCTCCAATTCGACTTACAGGGAG TACATTGATTGATAGATCAAGAACTTGGCAATCAACATCAAACAGCCAAAGTATATGTGGCCAACTTAAAACCAATGACTATGCCGGAATGAGCGAAACCTGGAAACTTATTCCATAA
- the LOC131797245 gene encoding deoxyhypusine synthase-like produces MADVPQLVKDALLASSEPMPPGSEEVRGYDFSNGVDYHALLESYRTTGFQASNFGKAVVEINNMIKRKLEPLPAPEDGTSNCDYLDPGQRPIDNCTIFLGFTSNMISSGVRETIKYLVKNNMVDCIATTAGGIEEDLIKCMAPSYLGDFSLRGIELRKKGINRIGNLLVPNNNYCRLEEWILPLWDKMLEEQKTQGVKWTPSKVISRLGKEINHPDSVCYWAYKNNIPIFNPALTDGALGDTLYFHSYKNPGLVIDIVEDIRKMNNISVYAKNTGMIILGGGLMKHHICNANLMRNGADFSVFVNTGQEFDGSDSGARPDEAVSWGKIKMTASPVKVYADASLVFPLLVAETFARNFKMDN; encoded by the exons atggcggacgTACCTCAGTTAGTGAAGGACGCACTTCTCGCATCCAGTGAACCTATGCCGCCAGGCTCGGAAGAAGTGAGAGGTTATGACTTCAGTAATGGGGTGGATTATCACGCTTTACTCGAGTCGTACAGAACTACCGGATTTCAGGCCAGCAACTTCGGAAAAGCAGTGGTAGAAATTAACAACATG ATAAAAAGGAAGTTGGAACCTCTTCCAGCACCTGAAGATGGCACATCAAACTGCGATTATCTTGATCCTGGTCAGCGCCCAATTGATAATTGCACAATCTTCCTTGGATTTACATctaacatgatttcaagtggtGTACGGGAAACAATTAAATACTTAGTCAAAAACAATATG GTTGACTGTATAGCTACAACAGCTGGTGGTATAGAAGAAGATCTTATAAAATGTATGGCTCCATCATACCTTGGTGACTTCTCACTGCGAGGTATTGAGCTGAGGAAAAAAGGCATAAACAGAATTGGGAATTTGCTTGTACCAAACAATAATTACTGTAGATTAGAGGAGTGGATTTTACCACTATGGGATAAGATGcttgaagaacaaaaaacacag GGTGTAAAATGGACTCCATCAAAGGTTATTTCAAGATTaggtaaagaaataaatcacCCAGATTCAGTCTGTTATTGGGCTTACAAG AATAATATTCCAATTTTCAACCCAGCACTGACAGATGGAGCACTTGGAGATACACTGTATTTTCACTCTTACAAGAATCCTGGTTTAGTTATTGATATTGTAGAAG atattagGAAAATGAACAATATATCAGTATATGCCAAAAATACAGGAATGATAATTTTAGGAGGCGGTCTAATGAAGCATCACATATGCAACGCAAATCTAATG CGTAATGGCGCCGACTTCTCTGTGTTCGTCAACACAGGCCAGGAGTTTGACGGAAGTGACTCAGGTGCCAGGCCTGATGAAGCTGTGTCCTGGGGAAAAATTAAGATGACAGCTTCGCCTGTAAAG GTTTATGCAGACGCTTCCTTGGTTTTTCCGCTCTTAGTGGCGGAGACCTTTGCCCGGAATTTTAAAATGGACAATTAG
- the LOC131797248 gene encoding tachykinin-like peptides receptor 86C, with protein MPSSNYTNITNSTEPSSIGANTLVEQYEESKALYIFRLTLFSVIISASIIGNLVVCYAVCTIPSRKPLSYYLVANMAFAEILSSVCLAVMFASWQNPTDVVLQEAACILNPFQVIALLVVIYSLAAIAFYRYRFIVNPLPRTPSSVKTVTILTISGLWLLSFAIACPFFFGLRFRNGVCMELSVVNNRSYVAIRFILNYALPYVIMLASYGAVAWNLRRRIVQIKRRNRDSIVTSSCGVETELQELRDGARMEERRSVLLEQNNRRDSKPENTDPEKDLLKMIFVLIIIYVVCYFPYQAHYVWERVSNITAYQFRYHQLFIDYNFILICLPSALHPLCYGTMNSFFAKAFSKIILCRS; from the coding sequence ATGCCGTCCAGTAACTATACAAACATCACAAACTCAACTGAGCCCTCCTCTATTGGAGCAAATACTTTGGTCGAACAGTATGAAGAATCAAAAGCCCTTTACATTTTCCGTTTAACCCTGTTCTCCGTTATCATCTCGGCCAGTATAATCGGCAATTTGGTGGTTTGTTATGCTGTGTGTACCATACCTTCCCGCAAGCCTCTCTCCTACTATCTCGTCGCTAACATGGCCTTCGCGGAAATTCTAAGCAGCGTTTGTTTGGCCGTCATGTTTGCGAGCTGGCAGAATCCAACTGACGTCGTTCTTCAAGAAGCCGCATGCATTTTGAATCCGTTCCAAGTAATTGCTCTTCTCGTTGTGATCTACTCACTGGCTGCCATCGCTTTTTATCGTTACAGATTCATTGTAAACCCTCTTCCACGCACACCATCATCAGTAAAGACAGTAACAATTCTGACCATATCTGGGTTGTGGCTGTTGTCATTTGCAATCGCCTGTCCCTTTTTCTTTGGTCTCAGATTTAGAAATGGTGTATGCATGGAGCTGTCTGTCGTAAATAATAGATCCTATGTAGCCATCAGATTCATCCTGAACTACGCTTTACCTTATGTGATAATGCTGGCATCTTACGGAGCGGTGGCGTGGAACTTAAGGAGACGAATTGTGCAGATTAAGAGAAGAAATCGAGATTCGATTGTTACTTCCTCTTGTGGTGTTGAAACTGAACTCCAAGAGTTACGAGATGGCGCGAGAATGGAGGAACGAAGAAGTGTTCTGCTCGAACAGAATAACCGAAGAGACAGCAAACCCGAAAACACAGACCCGGAGAAAGATTtacttaaaatgatttttgtgcttattatcatttatgttgtttgttattttccgTATCAAGCCCATTATGTGTGGGAAAGGGTTTCTAACATCACTGCTTATCAATTTAGATATCATCAACTCTttattgattataattttattttgatttgccttccCAGCGCCTTACATCCTTTGTGTTATGGAACAATGAACAGTTTCTTTGCTAAGGCGTTCTCCAAAATCATTCTCTGTAGATCTTGA
- the LOC131797238 gene encoding uncharacterized protein, whose amino-acid sequence MCILLERLVSSASNSPPPGQERHSDTCGFPGARLTSQNILFLYIVFPFKQSLFSTSFQRDSKFRVASFIDHVFHVLDIVELESSLVRDRLDCVLQCLEDQRCFSTNLVAKPDITGNYVCELLPTDKYNASYSFKPSPHFHHYSVKSPCLSKPCRNNSSCRALYQLNDFWCKCQANYSGKYCEKWLVEIPGDVCMYGKGDKPGVFFTPMAGKIYSIRLVHISGKVSCTPEDESNWGYGSFIDTILTDKDDHVVFPEDHKANYYRLPGFTGNSSELVLTFTSPLVVTAGQEYRLWYWEDLVNDTEEDNKPGPSCMKVIYLFSD is encoded by the exons ATGTGCAttctgctggaaagacttgtcAGTTCTGCTTCAAATTCTCCACCCCCTGGGCAGGAACGTCATTCAGATACCTGTGGGTTCCCCGGG GCGAGGCTGACTTCGCAGAATATTTTGTTCCTTTACATAgtgtttccttttaaacaatCTTTATTCTCCACAAGTTTTCAACGTGATTCTAAGTTTCGTGTCGCTTCTTTCATCGACCATGTTTTTCACGTTCTTGATATAGTGGAGCTTGAATCCAGCCTTGTCAGAGATCGATTAGATTGTGTGCTTCAATGTTTAGAGGATCAGCGATGTTTCTCAACAAACCTTGTTGCTAAACCTGATATCACTGGTAACTATGTTTGTGAGCTGCTTCCCACAGACAAGTATAACGCTTCTTACAGCTTTAAACCAAGTCCACATTTCCATCACTACAGTGTTAAG AGTCCATGTTTATCAAAACCTTGTCGGAATAACAGCAGCTGTCGAGCCTTGTATCAACTGAATGATTTCTGGTGTAAGTGTCAAGCAAATTACTCTGGAAAATATTGTG AGAAATGGCTTGTCGAAATACCGGGGGATGTTTGCATGTATGGGAAAGGCGATAAGCCAGGGGTGTTTTTCACACCAATGGCCGGAAAAATCTACTCTATCAGGTTGGTACATATTTCTGGTAAGGTGAGCTGCACACCTGAAGATGAAAGTAACTGGGGTTATGGTTCCTTCATCGACACAATTCTAACAGATAAGGACGACCACGTTGTTTTCCCAGAAGATCACAAAGCTAATTATTACCGGCTTCCTGGATTCACAGGCAACTCTTCTGAGCTGGTCTTAACATTTACTTCTCCATTGGTGGTGACCGCTGGTCAAGAATATCGGCTGTGGTATTGGGAAGACCTCGTCAACGATACCGAAGAAGACAACAAGCCTGGACCATCCTGCATGAAAGTTATTTATCTTTTTAGCGATTGA
- the LOC131797252 gene encoding D(2) dopamine receptor A-like, which translates to MEFINNTNVTNLTEPSTVGSVSWIEQYEEPEALYIFRLTLFSVIISASLIGNSMVCYAVCTIPSNRKPLSYHLVANMAFAEILSSVCLAVMFASWQNPTDVVLQEAACILNPLQVVALLVVIYSLAAIAFYRYRFIVNPFPRGPSVKKITILTISGLWLMSFAIACPFFFGLRFRNGVCIELPVTNNEYYVIIRFILNYALPYVIMLASYGAVAWNLKMRIVQINERNRTSTAESSCVVQIEDQIELQDMGEDTRMEERRSVALDQNNRRDSKPENKDPEKDLFKIIFMLIIIYVVCYFPYQAHYVWERVCNITAYQFRYHRLLIDYNFILICLPSALHPLCYGTMNSFFAKAFSKIILCRSYE; encoded by the coding sequence ATGGAGTTTATCAACAATACGAACGTCACAAACTTAACCGAGCCCTCCACGGTGGGATCTGTTTCCTGGatagaacagtatgaagaaccagaagctctttacattttccGTTTAACCCTCTTCTCCGTGATCATCTCGGCCAGTTTAATCGGCAACTCGATGGTTTGTTATGCTGTGTGTACCATACCTTCGAACCGCAAGCCTCTGTCCTACCATCTCGTCGCTAACATGGCCTTCGCAGAAATTCTAAGCAGTGTTTGTTTGGCTGTTATGTTTGCGAGCTGGCAGAATCCAACTGACGTCGTTCTTCAAGAGGCCGCATGCATTTTGAATCCGTTGCAAGTAGTTGCTCTTCTCGTTGTGATCTACTCACTGGCTGCCATCGCTTTTTATCGTTACAGATTCATTGTAAACCCTTTTCCACGCGGACCGTCCGTTAAGAAGATTACAATTCTGACCATATCTGGGTTGTGGCTGATGTCATTTGCAATCGCCTGCCCCTTTTTCTTCGGTCTCAGATTTAGAAATGGTGTATGCATCGAGCTGCCTGTCACAAACAATGAGTACTATGTAATAATTAGATTCATCCTGAACTACGCTTTACCTTATGTGATAATGCTGGCATCCTACGGAGCAGTGGCGTGGAACTTGAAGATGCGAATTGTACAGATTAACGAAAGAAATCGGACCTCGACTGCCGAATCGTCTTGTGTTGTCCAAATCGAAGATCAAATAGAGCTACAAGATATGGGAGAGGACACGAGAATGGAGGAACGAAGGAGTGTCGCGCTCGATCAGAATAACCGAAGAGACAGCAAACCCGAAAACAAAGACCCGGAGAAAGATTtgtttaagataatttttatgcTTATTATCATTTATGTCGTTTGTTATTTTCCGTATCAAGCCCATTATGTGTGGGAAAGGGTTTGTAACATCACTGCGTATCAATTTAGATATCATCGACTCTtaattgattataattttattttgatttgccttccCAGCGCCTTACATCCTTTGTGTTATGGAACAATGAACAGTTTCTTTGCTAAGGCGTTCTCCAAAATCATTCTTTGTAGATCTTATGAATAA
- the LOC131797264 gene encoding ubiquinone biosynthesis protein COQ4 homolog, mitochondrial isoform X1, translating into MAAITVLNRSRHITRNFHNPWRILKGKRFVSAGLEFDDAISDSIPGWEDDMEESNQSHDGFQLYESHIPTSMMQKVLLTTGSALMALYNPARADMVATLGETTGFLALMNMHKKMQADAVGQEILQERPRINSSIIDMTKLRQLPDGSFGREYARNMDTYKITADSRDEVKYVDDKDLAYVMQRYREVHDFVHTLAGLSISVPHEIAVKWYEMIQTGLPMCALSSFVAPIRLTGRQRAELRKYYIPWAVYCGYQSKFFLNVYFEKHFEEPIDELRQRMNFVPAPKIPKKPV; encoded by the exons atgGCGGCCATAACTGTTCTAAATCGCAGCCGTCATATCACAAGAAACTTTCATAATCCTTGGAGAATATTAAAGGGAAAACGTTTTGTATCAGCAG GGTTAGAGTTTGATGACGCCATTAGCGACAGCATCCCTGGTTGGGAGGATGATATGGAAGAAAGCAACCAATCACATGATGGATTTCAGCTTTATGAGTCACATATCCCCACATCTATGATGCAGAAGGTGCTACTGACAACTGGGTCTGCCCTGATGGCATTGTACAATCCAGCAAGAGCAG ATATGGTGGCAACACTAGGAGAGACAACAGGATTCTTAGCACTTATGaacatgcacaaaaaaatgCAAGCAGATGCAGTTGGACAAGAGATATTACA AGAACGTCCTCGCATAAACTCATCCATAATAGACATGACTAAGCTTCGACAACTTCCTGATGGATCATTTGGAAGAGAATATGCCAGAAATATGGACACTTAT aaaattacagcTGACAGTAGAGATGAG GTGAAGTATGTTGATGACAAAGATCTTGCCTACGTAATGCAAAGATATAGAGAAGTTCATGACTTTGTTCACACACTGGCTGGCTTGTCCATAAG TGTACCACATGAAATAGCTGTGAAGTGGTATGAGATGATTCAAACAGGCCTCCCAATGTGTGCCCTCAGCTCATTTGTAGCTCCAATTCGACTTACAGGGAG ACAGAGGGCAGAACTAAGGAAGTACTACATTCCCTGGGCTGTTTATTGCGGATATCAATCCAAGTTCTTtctaaatgtttattttgaaaaacactttGAAGAGCCTATAGATGAACTGCGACAAAGAATGAACTTTGTTCCCGCTCCAAAAATACCAAAGAAACCTGTGTAA